A DNA window from Shewanella baltica contains the following coding sequences:
- the phhA gene encoding phenylalanine 4-monooxygenase: protein MTKGTEYIAHRADDTGFIHYPQEEHDIWRQLYARQAVNLPGRACKEYLQGLDALGMPKDRIPQLAEIDAVLQATTGWKTAAVPALISFGRFFELLANKEFPVATFIRRKEEFDYLQEPDIFHEIFGHCPLLTNPSFANFSHMYGQLGLHASKEERVFLARLYWFTVEFGLLQPKDGALCIYGGGILSSPGETLYAMESDVPERQPFDLLDVLRTPYRIDIMQPIYYVIEHIDMLDEIAKMDIMGYVTKARQLGLFAPKFPPKAKAS from the coding sequence ATGACGAAAGGAACAGAGTACATCGCTCACAGAGCCGATGACACTGGGTTTATCCATTACCCGCAAGAAGAGCACGATATTTGGCGTCAGCTTTACGCTCGTCAAGCCGTTAATCTCCCCGGTCGTGCCTGCAAGGAATATCTGCAAGGGCTCGATGCCTTGGGTATGCCAAAGGATCGCATTCCGCAACTTGCCGAAATTGATGCGGTATTACAAGCGACCACTGGTTGGAAAACGGCGGCGGTACCTGCGTTGATTTCCTTCGGCCGTTTCTTTGAATTACTGGCAAATAAAGAGTTTCCTGTTGCCACCTTTATTCGCCGCAAGGAGGAGTTTGATTACTTGCAAGAGCCAGATATCTTCCATGAGATTTTTGGCCACTGCCCTTTGCTCACCAATCCTTCATTTGCCAATTTCTCTCATATGTATGGCCAGTTAGGTTTACATGCCAGCAAAGAGGAAAGGGTATTTTTAGCGCGTTTGTACTGGTTTACGGTTGAGTTTGGTTTACTACAGCCTAAAGACGGCGCCTTATGCATCTATGGCGGCGGCATTTTAAGCTCTCCCGGGGAAACCTTGTATGCGATGGAAAGTGATGTGCCAGAGCGTCAACCCTTTGATTTGTTGGATGTGCTGCGCACCCCATATCGGATCGACATTATGCAACCGATTTATTATGTGATTGAGCATATTGATATGCTGGATGAAATTGCCAAGATGGACATCATGGGTTACGTCACTAAGGCCCGTCAGTTAGGTTTATTTGCTCCTAAGTTTCCGCCAAAAGCCAAGGCGAGTTAG
- the galE gene encoding UDP-glucose 4-epimerase GalE — MTILVTGGAGYIGTHTVVELLNAGNDVIVLDNLSNSSIEALNRVERITGKSVIFYQGDILNKALLQKVFNDHAINSVIHFAGLKAVGESVANPLKYYENNVTGTLILCQVMAEFKVKNLVFSSSATVYGDPASLPITEDFPTGATNPYGQSKLMVEHILADVHNADPSWNIARLRYFNPVGAHASGLIGEDPNDIPNNLMPFIAQVAVGKRAALSVFGDDYPTHDGTGVRDYIHVVDLANGHLKALAKLATKPGLVTYNLGTGQGYSVLDMVHAFEKACGKPIAYQIAPRRPGDIAACYANPTHAREDLGWQATHTLADMANSSWHWQSTNPNGYNG; from the coding sequence ATGACGATTTTAGTGACCGGTGGTGCTGGCTATATTGGCACTCACACAGTAGTAGAACTGCTCAATGCTGGCAATGACGTGATTGTGTTAGACAACTTGTCTAATTCGAGCATAGAGGCCTTAAATCGAGTCGAGCGGATCACTGGTAAATCGGTCATTTTCTATCAAGGCGATATTCTCAATAAAGCCTTATTACAGAAAGTGTTTAACGATCATGCTATCAATTCGGTTATTCACTTTGCGGGATTAAAAGCTGTGGGTGAATCTGTCGCGAATCCCCTTAAGTATTATGAGAATAACGTCACAGGAACCCTGATCCTCTGCCAAGTTATGGCGGAGTTTAAGGTGAAAAATCTCGTTTTCAGCTCATCGGCCACTGTATATGGCGATCCAGCCAGTTTGCCTATCACCGAAGACTTTCCCACTGGAGCGACCAATCCCTATGGTCAGTCTAAGTTGATGGTTGAACATATACTGGCAGATGTACACAATGCCGATCCAAGCTGGAATATCGCTCGTCTGCGTTATTTTAATCCGGTCGGCGCCCATGCCAGTGGCTTAATCGGCGAAGATCCTAACGATATCCCTAACAACTTAATGCCCTTTATTGCGCAGGTTGCCGTGGGTAAACGTGCCGCCTTAAGTGTGTTTGGTGATGATTATCCGACTCATGATGGGACTGGCGTGCGTGACTATATCCATGTGGTGGATTTAGCCAATGGCCATTTAAAAGCGCTGGCTAAATTGGCCACTAAACCAGGTCTGGTCACCTATAACTTAGGCACAGGCCAAGGATATAGTGTTTTAGACATGGTTCATGCCTTTGAAAAAGCCTGTGGTAAGCCTATTGCCTACCAAATTGCGCCACGTCGCCCGGGGGATATTGCCGCCTGCTACGCCAATCCAACCCATGCACGGGAAGATCTCGGCTGGCAAGCAACGCATACGCTAGCAGATATGGCCAACAGTAGCTGGCATTGGCAATCGACTAATCCCAATGGTTATAACGGCTAA
- the galU gene encoding UTP--glucose-1-phosphate uridylyltransferase GalU, whose amino-acid sequence MKQHQIRKAVIPVAGLGTRMLPATKAIPKEMLPVVDKPLIQYVVSEAIAAGIKEIVLVTHASKNSIENHFDTSFELEAQLERRVKRQLLEAVQSICPKDVTIISVRQSQAKGLGHAILCAKSVVGDAPFAVLLPDVIIDEASCDLRRDNLAAMVALFDETQVGQIMVEGVPHNVVNQYGIADVNGHDLQPGESEPLVELVEKPAVDEAPSNLAVVGRYVLPASIWPLLAKTPAGAGDEIQLTDAIAMLMKQETVNAYYMEGKSHDCGNKQGYMRANVEYALRHSEIGEDFAQYLKTVVKGMK is encoded by the coding sequence ATGAAACAACATCAAATTCGTAAAGCCGTTATTCCCGTCGCAGGCTTAGGCACTCGTATGCTTCCAGCGACCAAAGCGATTCCAAAGGAAATGTTACCGGTTGTCGATAAGCCATTGATCCAATACGTGGTGAGTGAAGCTATCGCTGCTGGGATCAAAGAAATTGTCCTAGTGACCCACGCCAGTAAAAACTCTATCGAAAACCACTTCGATACCAGTTTCGAATTAGAAGCCCAACTCGAGCGCCGCGTTAAACGTCAGTTACTCGAAGCCGTACAATCTATTTGCCCTAAAGACGTCACTATCATCAGCGTGCGTCAATCTCAGGCGAAAGGGTTAGGCCACGCAATTTTGTGTGCGAAATCTGTCGTCGGCGATGCACCATTTGCAGTATTGCTGCCGGATGTGATCATCGATGAAGCCAGCTGTGATCTGCGTCGCGATAACTTAGCCGCTATGGTTGCCCTGTTTGATGAAACCCAAGTGGGTCAAATCATGGTTGAAGGCGTGCCGCACAACGTCGTCAATCAGTACGGTATTGCTGATGTGAATGGCCATGATTTACAACCTGGTGAATCTGAGCCATTAGTTGAATTGGTTGAGAAACCAGCCGTGGATGAAGCGCCATCTAACTTAGCCGTTGTAGGCCGTTATGTGTTACCTGCCAGCATTTGGCCACTACTGGCTAAAACACCTGCGGGCGCGGGCGATGAAATTCAATTAACGGATGCAATTGCTATGTTAATGAAACAAGAAACCGTGAACGCTTATTATATGGAAGGTAAGAGCCACGACTGTGGTAACAAACAAGGTTATATGCGCGCGAACGTTGAATACGCCCTGCGCCACAGCGAAATCGGTGAAGATTTTGCGCAATATTTAAAAACCGTTGTAAAAGGGATGAAGTAA
- a CDS encoding 4a-hydroxytetrahydrobiopterin dehydratase encodes MTALSNMKCEACQADAPKVTDEELAELIRMIPDWGVQVRDGVMQLERVYKFKNFKLAMAFTNKLADLAEEEFHHPGIFTEWGKVTVTWWSHSIKGLHKNDFIMAAKTDQLLV; translated from the coding sequence ATGACAGCGTTATCGAATATGAAATGTGAAGCGTGCCAAGCCGACGCACCTAAAGTGACCGATGAAGAATTGGCCGAACTTATTCGTATGATCCCCGACTGGGGCGTGCAAGTGCGTGACGGCGTAATGCAGCTTGAGCGCGTTTACAAGTTTAAAAACTTTAAACTGGCGATGGCATTCACGAATAAGCTGGCAGATTTAGCGGAAGAAGAATTCCATCATCCAGGCATTTTCACTGAATGGGGCAAAGTGACTGTCACTTGGTGGTCACACTCTATTAAGGGTCTACATAAGAATGACTTCATCATGGCAGCCAAGACAGACCAGTTATTAGTCTAA
- a CDS encoding bactofilin family protein, with translation MMMFVKKLFFPPKKSPSFSFISRGTKLTGNIELTGDVLIGGDIQGQLLSEANITIEQGGTIQGEVKCHEFIVDGHFKGRLICERLVIQRNGVVDGEVASTSMQILEGGQFIGMRIKEDAPTIYSHAIGHTPATDNRNLSHVQNDVIESR, from the coding sequence ATGATGATGTTTGTAAAAAAACTGTTCTTCCCCCCTAAAAAAAGTCCCTCTTTTAGCTTTATTTCTCGAGGCACTAAACTCACGGGGAACATCGAATTAACGGGCGATGTGCTTATTGGCGGTGATATCCAAGGTCAACTGCTTTCTGAGGCTAATATCACAATAGAACAAGGCGGTACGATTCAAGGCGAAGTAAAGTGCCATGAATTTATCGTTGACGGACACTTCAAAGGCAGACTCATTTGTGAGCGTTTAGTGATCCAGCGTAATGGCGTTGTCGATGGTGAAGTGGCGAGTACTTCAATGCAAATTCTTGAGGGCGGCCAATTTATCGGCATGCGGATTAAAGAAGATGCGCCAACCATTTATTCCCATGCAATAGGCCACACTCCTGCAACAGACAATCGTAACTTATCGCACGTACAAAACGATGTTATAGAATCTCGCTAA
- the napF gene encoding ferredoxin-type protein NapF, protein MTQSINHSRRNLFRRRKDNALRPPWVRDDIEFTDVCTRCSACVEVCETQIIIKGDGGFPEVSFKDNECTFCMLCAKACPEHIFDLAQTPWSYQAHIQQSCLTFQGIWCQSCKDACEPRAISFVFNIGQAPRPQIDLELCTGCGACVAPCPSKTIEITRPT, encoded by the coding sequence ATGACTCAAAGTATTAATCACAGTCGTCGTAACCTCTTTCGCCGCCGTAAAGATAATGCCTTGAGGCCCCCTTGGGTGCGTGATGATATCGAGTTCACCGATGTGTGCACGCGCTGTTCAGCCTGTGTTGAGGTGTGTGAAACCCAGATCATCATCAAAGGCGATGGCGGATTTCCTGAAGTCTCCTTTAAAGACAATGAGTGCACATTTTGTATGCTTTGCGCTAAGGCTTGCCCTGAGCATATCTTCGATTTAGCCCAAACACCTTGGTCGTATCAAGCCCATATTCAACAGAGCTGTTTAACCTTTCAAGGGATCTGGTGCCAAAGTTGTAAGGATGCCTGTGAACCAAGAGCCATCAGTTTTGTGTTCAATATTGGCCAAGCTCCACGTCCGCAAATAGACCTTGAACTTTGTACCGGATGCGGCGCCTGTGTGGCTCCCTGCCCTAGCAAGACCATTGAAATAACCCGACCGACTTAA
- a CDS encoding LysR family transcriptional regulator — protein MSNLLLKQICELDVFTLLVFKSIFDTGHANSAAKALDVSAPKISRCLNALRLTFNDELFYRRQQGLKPTPLAESLYVAICQFTESVYHLEQSATQIQNAAINADLPLHIAACNGLLSFLAPQLSTPDVAQALGQIRLHKWQENSAELIHAGALDFGITLESAENKELSYTKLGSVNGVYIVAAKQHPLWQIESDITLEQICRHPFLYQEVKGFNSKIDPLELFCQRQGLLLPAVDKVIDREEWYAHLLTMKSVAFCSSIDMHTVKHMPGLHLERLSDIELNRLHDTMMAPQYYLIEKPAIHRRYSQSQSALVVRSLLAALDPAR, from the coding sequence ATGAGCAACTTATTACTCAAACAAATCTGTGAACTTGATGTTTTTACCTTGCTGGTATTTAAAAGTATTTTCGACACTGGGCACGCGAACAGTGCCGCCAAAGCGCTGGATGTTTCTGCACCGAAAATTAGCCGCTGCCTCAACGCATTACGCCTGACCTTTAACGATGAACTGTTTTATCGCCGTCAACAGGGGCTAAAGCCCACTCCCCTAGCAGAAAGCCTGTATGTGGCTATTTGCCAGTTTACTGAATCGGTTTATCACCTCGAACAATCTGCAACTCAGATACAAAATGCAGCCATTAATGCCGATTTACCGCTGCATATTGCCGCCTGTAATGGGCTATTGAGCTTTTTAGCGCCACAATTAAGCACGCCGGACGTCGCCCAAGCGCTAGGACAAATACGTTTACATAAATGGCAAGAAAATAGCGCTGAGTTAATCCACGCAGGTGCGCTGGATTTTGGTATTACCTTAGAAAGTGCTGAAAATAAAGAATTAAGCTATACCAAACTAGGCTCAGTCAATGGCGTTTATATCGTTGCCGCCAAACAACATCCTCTGTGGCAGATTGAATCCGATATTACCTTAGAGCAAATCTGTCGCCATCCATTCCTGTACCAAGAAGTGAAGGGCTTTAATAGCAAAATTGACCCCTTAGAATTATTCTGCCAGCGCCAAGGCCTCTTGCTGCCAGCGGTGGATAAAGTCATAGACAGGGAGGAATGGTACGCCCATTTACTCACCATGAAGAGTGTGGCTTTTTGTTCCAGCATTGATATGCACACAGTAAAACACATGCCCGGATTACACTTAGAACGCCTAAGCGATATAGAGCTCAATCGACTCCACGATACTATGATGGCGCCACAATATTATCTCATTGAAAAGCCTGCAATTCATCGGCGATACAGCCAGAGTCAAAGCGCGCTTGTCGTGCGTTCCTTACTTGCCGCGCTCGACCCCGCACGCTAA
- a CDS encoding OmcA/MtrC family decaheme c-type cytochrome, which yields MMKNYNKSLLALALVSTLSLTACGDGSDGQDGAPGTPGTPGTPGTPGTPGTPGTPAGSFATTAQSITDLAFTLSPADIKVTSSEGFSVKFTVTGKNANKDVPFTGLDKVALYSLTANENTSGTGAPIQWQNNAMANAAGTSLTCTLDGLNGTKNACTLTEDTATPGTYTATWAHDGAAPIINPNDNPNAVHRIFLRAYNVTDSAGVALSDKILSVPVDFIPATDELASSGKDTVSSAACEKCHGEADGHIANISAHHNYQGVKNCVTCHNPDQIPSDADLAAGLIFDFAPMIHRIHSGAENAANFDTSNNTAKEWSEIGFPSDLKECTSCHTTDQPSYNTIYAQACVGCHMTVNFATGENHSEFALAQADDTQCSSCHGTGNLSPAVVHSVGKRAEYASLFKVDFTSATTVPSATLGMKTLTLTANVTLNGAPIADGTSLTAYNATTNPTAMFVANGLLIGNVATDGTVYSWRDVKPAAISLKLENGTLAGGVLTIVKDIPDAQAVGTLYVGSEANFCAKAGKVVSCNTTNLEFGPTSPIGNEAAVKFYSPDGSAVTKARMTDPTRITVAETKCNACHGTLDYAKGSRHGAYTFDQCMHCHNDTTGASGHGATGYKGDDGKLVVNPEVTFNNKDLFTVAHRFHSGNFGVVEGIFRDAKGGLFGYPAVETDCAACHKDNAKLFATDGGLTSGKRSIKVGAYYISPVAESCRTCHAHSDAAAVAHFRSNGAVVEADAMTDPNLPVESCATCHAEGKTYGVDKVHAE from the coding sequence ATGATGAAAAACTACAATAAATCTCTACTGGCACTGGCTCTCGTCAGTACCTTAAGTCTTACCGCCTGCGGGGACGGAAGCGATGGTCAAGATGGGGCACCTGGCACACCAGGTACACCCGGAACACCAGGCACTCCCGGAACACCAGGTACACCCGGAACCCCTGCGGGCTCCTTCGCAACGACTGCTCAATCTATTACTGATCTGGCTTTCACTTTAAGTCCAGCGGACATTAAAGTGACCAGCAGTGAAGGCTTCAGCGTTAAATTTACTGTTACCGGAAAAAATGCTAACAAAGATGTTCCTTTTACAGGACTCGATAAAGTTGCGCTTTATTCTTTAACGGCAAATGAAAATACCTCAGGTACTGGCGCCCCTATTCAATGGCAAAACAATGCCATGGCGAACGCCGCAGGTACTTCGCTAACTTGTACCTTAGATGGTCTTAACGGTACTAAAAATGCTTGTACTTTAACCGAAGATACAGCAACACCAGGCACTTACACTGCAACTTGGGCACATGATGGCGCAGCGCCAATCATTAATCCCAATGATAATCCAAATGCAGTACACAGAATATTTCTACGTGCTTACAACGTCACTGACAGTGCAGGCGTAGCCTTATCTGACAAGATTTTATCTGTACCCGTTGACTTTATCCCTGCCACTGATGAACTTGCATCGTCAGGTAAAGATACCGTCAGTAGCGCAGCCTGTGAAAAATGTCACGGTGAAGCAGATGGCCATATCGCCAATATTTCAGCCCACCATAACTACCAAGGCGTTAAAAATTGTGTGACCTGTCATAACCCAGATCAAATCCCAAGTGATGCAGATCTAGCCGCAGGTTTGATATTTGACTTTGCACCTATGATCCACAGGATCCACTCTGGCGCAGAAAACGCAGCAAACTTCGATACTAGCAATAATACCGCTAAAGAATGGAGTGAAATTGGCTTCCCATCTGATCTGAAAGAATGTACTTCTTGTCATACTACAGACCAACCTAGCTATAACACTATTTACGCCCAAGCTTGTGTAGGCTGCCATATGACAGTCAACTTTGCGACTGGTGAAAACCACTCTGAATTTGCCCTAGCTCAAGCAGATGATACTCAATGTAGTTCTTGCCACGGCACAGGTAACTTGTCACCTGCGGTGGTACATAGTGTTGGTAAACGTGCAGAGTATGCATCTCTGTTCAAAGTTGACTTCACCAGTGCTACAACAGTTCCATCAGCTACTCTAGGCATGAAAACCTTAACCTTAACAGCCAATGTCACCTTAAATGGTGCGCCAATTGCTGATGGTACATCGTTAACAGCCTACAACGCGACCACTAACCCAACAGCGATGTTTGTCGCTAATGGTCTATTGATCGGTAATGTGGCCACTGACGGTACTGTATACTCTTGGAGAGATGTTAAACCTGCAGCAATCAGCCTGAAACTGGAAAACGGTACACTTGCTGGTGGCGTGTTAACTATCGTTAAAGATATCCCAGATGCGCAAGCTGTGGGCACTCTCTACGTAGGTTCAGAAGCCAACTTCTGTGCTAAAGCGGGTAAAGTGGTTAGCTGTAATACTACAAACTTAGAGTTTGGTCCAACTAGCCCTATCGGTAACGAAGCTGCAGTGAAATTCTATAGCCCTGATGGTAGCGCAGTCACTAAAGCCCGTATGACTGATCCTACTCGTATCACAGTCGCAGAAACTAAGTGTAATGCTTGTCATGGCACCTTAGATTATGCAAAAGGTTCAAGACACGGCGCTTACACCTTCGACCAATGTATGCACTGCCATAACGACACCACAGGCGCTTCTGGCCACGGTGCAACTGGCTATAAAGGCGATGATGGTAAGTTAGTTGTTAATCCTGAAGTGACCTTCAATAACAAAGACCTATTCACAGTTGCTCACCGTTTCCACAGCGGTAACTTCGGTGTAGTAGAAGGTATCTTCCGCGATGCGAAAGGTGGTTTGTTCGGTTATCCAGCTGTTGAAACAGATTGTGCGGCTTGTCATAAAGACAATGCCAAACTGTTTGCAACTGACGGTGGTTTAACTTCAGGCAAACGCTCAATCAAAGTAGGTGCTTACTACATTAGCCCAGTCGCTGAATCATGCCGTACTTGTCACGCTCACTCTGATGCGGCAGCTGTCGCTCACTTTAGAAGTAACGGTGCGGTAGTAGAAGCGGATGCAATGACAGATCCTAACCTACCAGTAGAATCTTGCGCGACCTGTCATGCTGAAGGAAAAACCTACGGCGTAGATAAGGTACACGCAGAGTAG